One segment of Rubripirellula amarantea DNA contains the following:
- a CDS encoding dihydrolipoamide acetyltransferase: MADEIEEKQDETTAEPVAPPTGGGGRTLIIAFVAVVVLIETAMFFFLVPSAEDVSALAEAKLIKSVQEVDAEAEEQASDENKVQEFQLGMYGEVFSPHDTERNYRVELDLYGLIRKKNADKMKLEFTDKEGRLRNAIRRKIRNSSLEELNENNLGLLERRILTSCNHLLEEDLLLAVGFKSYQLLEQ, from the coding sequence ATGGCTGACGAAATCGAAGAAAAGCAAGACGAAACGACCGCTGAACCCGTGGCTCCGCCAACGGGTGGCGGTGGCCGCACGTTGATAATCGCCTTTGTGGCAGTCGTCGTTTTGATCGAAACCGCAATGTTCTTCTTCCTGGTGCCTAGCGCCGAGGATGTCAGCGCACTGGCCGAAGCCAAGCTGATCAAGTCCGTTCAAGAAGTCGACGCGGAAGCGGAAGAACAAGCTTCGGACGAAAATAAGGTCCAAGAATTTCAACTGGGAATGTACGGCGAAGTTTTCAGCCCGCACGATACGGAGCGAAACTATCGCGTGGAACTCGATCTCTATGGTCTGATTCGCAAAAAAAATGCGGACAAGATGAAGCTGGAGTTCACGGACAAAGAAGGACGTCTACGCAACGCAATCCGCCGCAAAATCCGTAATAGCTCGCTCGAGGAGCTCAACGAGAACAATCTTGGACTGCTCGAACGGCGAATTTTGACGTCGTGCAATCATTTGCTCGAAGAAGACCTGTTGCTTGCGGTCGGCTTTAAGAGCTATCAACTGCTTGAGCAGTAG
- the fliN gene encoding flagellar motor switch protein FliN, whose amino-acid sequence MADPEDKPQKSGDAAATAQDAKPTEKPKENVDTDDIEKLLEEASENLEQAVGQPAGTQNQPKPFQLGDLAGDAAPGENQPIELLSEVEMDLRVELGRTQMRLEEVLQLRSGSVVALDKLAGDPVDIFVNGRLIARGEVLVMNDNFCIRVTELVGA is encoded by the coding sequence GTGGCAGATCCGGAAGACAAACCTCAAAAAAGTGGCGATGCGGCAGCAACGGCCCAAGACGCGAAGCCAACTGAGAAGCCGAAAGAGAACGTCGACACCGACGATATTGAAAAGCTCTTAGAAGAAGCCTCTGAAAATCTCGAGCAGGCCGTGGGCCAACCCGCGGGAACGCAGAACCAGCCCAAGCCGTTTCAGCTAGGTGACCTCGCCGGCGATGCAGCGCCAGGTGAGAATCAGCCGATCGAGTTGCTCAGTGAAGTCGAGATGGACCTTCGCGTCGAACTCGGACGAACCCAGATGCGTCTCGAAGAGGTCTTGCAACTGCGATCCGGTAGCGTTGTGGCCCTAGATAAACTTGCGGGCGATCCCGTCGACATCTTCGTCAACGGTCGACTCATTGCACGCGGAGAAGTGTTGGTGATGAACGACAATTTCTGTATACGAGTAACAGAACTTGTTGGTGCTTGA
- a CDS encoding FliO/MopB family protein, which produces MLSPRCFTLFIFASCVAVTSNGQDQPEVNPSVYGRRAVVSISEGQTNSNTLVQASYETDPSTRASNFPTLNSMAVDDTDESGDSSAVPDADFAAPMVTVTSSLAVVLGLFAAMVWITRKYGAKSMGSQIIPKDVLYSLGSTSIDPRTRVSMLRVGGKILVIAHTASGIEPLSEITDADEVRRLTAACSGKSKQEFASTIASIEREGAETGFVDGIRPTPATPRRPGSLFATA; this is translated from the coding sequence ATGCTCTCCCCACGATGCTTCACCTTGTTCATCTTTGCCTCATGCGTTGCCGTAACCAGCAATGGGCAAGACCAACCTGAAGTAAATCCTTCGGTCTACGGTCGCCGAGCGGTGGTCAGCATATCCGAAGGCCAAACAAACTCGAACACACTCGTTCAGGCCTCTTACGAGACCGACCCCAGCACACGCGCTTCTAACTTCCCGACACTGAACTCGATGGCCGTCGACGACACGGACGAGTCTGGGGACTCATCAGCCGTGCCGGACGCGGACTTTGCTGCACCGATGGTGACGGTCACGTCCTCATTGGCAGTCGTACTCGGTCTTTTCGCCGCGATGGTTTGGATCACTCGCAAGTACGGGGCCAAGAGTATGGGAAGCCAGATCATTCCCAAGGACGTGCTCTACAGTTTGGGCAGCACTTCGATCGACCCAAGAACTCGAGTATCGATGCTTCGAGTTGGCGGAAAAATTTTGGTGATCGCACATACGGCCAGTGGGATTGAACCACTTTCCGAGATCACGGACGCAGACGAAGTACGCCGACTAACGGCCGCGTGCAGCGGAAAATCCAAACAAGAATTCGCCAGTACGATCGCCTCGATTGAACGCGAGGGCGCCGAAACCGGTTTTGTCGACGGCATCCGCCCGACTCCAGCTACCCCTCGTCGCCCGGGAAGCCTTTTCGCGACGGCTTAG
- a CDS encoding ABC transporter permease — protein sequence MILKTALGERLVYRGDFALGTLMRFLPIITQIFLWYAVFDSIGDAEGENATKIGGAENGFGFREIVAYYLLTMIARAFSSMPGLASGIAREIREGEIKRYLIQPIDLIGLLLLSRVAHKIAYYVVAVAPFALVFYLCRDYFEHGWPEPHIIVAFIGSLIMGFLIGFFLEAAIGMIGFWFLEVSSLLFVYMLFSFFLSGHMFPLSLLPDNIEAVVNFLPLKYLAYFPAAVFLGKIPEEDLPMEMAIEAAWLAFFIIICRFAYSRGVKRYSGYGG from the coding sequence ATGATTCTCAAAACAGCGCTCGGCGAACGCTTGGTGTATCGAGGCGATTTCGCCCTGGGAACGCTGATGCGTTTCCTACCGATCATTACTCAAATATTCTTGTGGTACGCGGTTTTCGATTCGATCGGCGACGCTGAGGGAGAAAACGCGACCAAGATTGGCGGTGCCGAAAACGGATTCGGATTTCGCGAGATCGTTGCCTACTACTTGCTAACGATGATCGCGCGTGCGTTCTCAAGCATGCCAGGACTCGCATCGGGAATTGCTCGTGAAATTCGCGAAGGCGAAATCAAGCGTTACCTGATTCAACCGATTGACCTGATCGGCCTGCTGCTACTGAGCCGCGTGGCTCACAAGATTGCCTACTACGTGGTCGCCGTCGCACCGTTCGCACTGGTGTTCTATCTGTGTCGGGATTACTTCGAACACGGTTGGCCCGAGCCCCATATCATTGTCGCGTTCATTGGGTCGCTGATCATGGGCTTCCTAATTGGGTTCTTCTTAGAAGCTGCCATCGGCATGATCGGCTTTTGGTTCTTAGAGGTTTCTTCGCTCCTGTTTGTCTACATGTTGTTCAGCTTCTTTTTGTCGGGGCACATGTTTCCGCTATCGTTGCTGCCCGACAACATCGAAGCGGTCGTGAACTTTCTGCCACTGAAGTACTTGGCTTACTTTCCAGCCGCCGTGTTCTTGGGAAAGATCCCGGAAGAAGATCTTCCCATGGAAATGGCCATCGAGGCAGCATGGCTGGCATTCTTCATCATCATTTGCCGCTTCGCCTATTCGCGTGGCGTAAAACGATACAGCGGTTACGGCGGGTAA
- a CDS encoding ABC transporter permease, whose translation MQPSYTKVFATFARNSLIRDMTFRTNFVLQCISSLGWTAMNVGFYLILFQYTNSIGQDSGWDREKFFLFIATTWFINSLVQAFFMPNAEEFSELIRTGGLDFALLKPIDTQFLISFRRIDWSALANFFAGGLIAAVSLYRLATREVDPMVPSLGSLVLYVVFVLCGVAIMYSLMICLSATSIWLGRNQTLYNFWFYITNFSRYPMEMYNHGWGSALYGFFTFVVPVLVVVNVPARLIAKPIDPRTNEDWLLAAWGLVATVLSVIASRWVFKKALLSYRSASS comes from the coding sequence ATGCAACCTTCGTACACAAAAGTGTTTGCCACGTTCGCTCGCAATTCATTGATCCGGGACATGACGTTCCGGACCAACTTCGTGCTGCAGTGCATCAGCAGTCTCGGTTGGACAGCGATGAACGTAGGCTTCTATCTGATCTTGTTTCAGTACACCAACTCGATCGGACAAGACAGCGGCTGGGACCGCGAAAAGTTTTTCTTGTTCATCGCAACAACGTGGTTCATCAACTCGCTCGTGCAAGCGTTCTTCATGCCCAATGCGGAAGAGTTCAGCGAGTTGATCCGCACTGGCGGGCTAGACTTCGCGTTGCTCAAACCGATCGATACGCAATTCTTAATTTCGTTTCGAAGGATTGATTGGTCGGCATTGGCAAACTTCTTTGCTGGTGGATTGATCGCGGCCGTCTCGCTCTATCGGTTGGCCACGCGAGAAGTGGATCCCATGGTTCCGTCGTTGGGGTCGCTTGTCCTGTATGTCGTCTTTGTTTTGTGTGGCGTTGCGATCATGTATAGCCTGATGATCTGCTTAAGCGCAACAAGCATTTGGCTTGGCCGCAATCAAACGCTCTATAACTTTTGGTTTTACATCACCAACTTCAGCCGCTATCCGATGGAAATGTACAACCACGGATGGGGCTCAGCTCTTTACGGATTCTTTACGTTTGTCGTCCCCGTCTTGGTGGTCGTGAACGTTCCTGCTCGGCTGATTGCCAAGCCGATTGATCCTCGGACGAATGAAGACTGGTTGCTGGCGGCGTGGGGGCTAGTCGCGACGGTATTGAGCGTCATCGCGAGTCGCTGGGTCTTTAAGAAGGCACTACTGAGCTATCGCAGTGCGAGTTCGTAA
- a CDS encoding FAD-dependent oxidoreductase, with protein MPLSLRERVRWTVPPDNAMEGKSDARREDPAVSGTFVLYWMHNALRAHENPALDVAICWARQNNLPLFVYHALSEDYPFASDRFHSFLLQGQRDVQRELADRGITAYFHLEHGQQRGPHLRDLTRQAKVLVTEEMPVHPVAGWIERLACRTETPIAMVDASCIVPMPLVDRSYDCPVAYQEATSDLLADRIAAPYSEQVVGCEIYRGSLPFEPLDLQDACLASLIRKCRVDHSIAPVIDTPGGTRAGYTRWNRFKASNLSEYAEQRKDASSIDGVSRMSAYLHFGMVSPFRIAREAHDAGAHQFIDRLIIWREMSFHFCNHRLEDIETMDALPQWARESLRSHATDPRYHHLSWETLSRARSSYEYWDTCQRSLIRHGELHPRLRTDWAKAILAMVATPGAAIRMAMDLNHRYALDGRDPCGYAGVLACFGQFDRPTEHERPIFGAIRNDSSHEITEDPSWDSVQTVVARPNTVSDTRVAVIGAGIGGLMAARTLMDHGIDVTVFEKSRGVGGRTATRRVQDVEGLTFDHGAQYFTAKDRRFCRYVHSWIHDGVVQPWLGRIVELKVGGEIVSEKHSTSRYVGVPTMSSIARHLADELPIHFETRIVKMERTADDDWLLRDANGDTQGPFDKVICNCPPLQTLELIDGHSAMASTVKEVRMNPTWSMMFYADGLQNIDFDAAFINEGPLSWIAKNNSKPRRMPEQGQSWVVHASNDWTASNLELTRDEAQTQLLAAFAEATGHSPENIRYITAHRWLYAIPENPITEDCLWDSAAGIAACGDWCGGPRIEGAFLSGMAAAGVVLRDLTIDRKPTYELALR; from the coding sequence TTGCCTTTGTCGCTACGAGAACGCGTGCGTTGGACGGTTCCGCCTGACAATGCGATGGAGGGAAAATCCGATGCACGGCGAGAGGACCCGGCGGTGTCTGGGACGTTTGTGCTGTACTGGATGCACAATGCCCTTCGGGCTCACGAAAATCCGGCGCTGGACGTTGCGATTTGCTGGGCCCGGCAAAACAATCTGCCTCTGTTTGTCTATCACGCATTGTCAGAAGACTATCCGTTCGCGTCCGATCGGTTTCATAGTTTTCTTCTGCAAGGCCAACGTGACGTTCAACGCGAGTTGGCTGATCGCGGGATCACTGCCTACTTTCACCTAGAGCACGGTCAACAACGAGGACCGCATCTGCGAGACTTGACTCGCCAAGCAAAGGTGCTGGTCACCGAAGAGATGCCGGTTCACCCCGTTGCCGGATGGATCGAACGGCTTGCTTGCCGAACGGAGACGCCGATTGCAATGGTAGACGCCTCATGTATCGTTCCGATGCCGTTGGTAGATCGTTCCTATGATTGTCCAGTCGCGTACCAAGAAGCAACGTCGGATTTGCTTGCCGATCGGATCGCGGCGCCTTACTCAGAACAAGTTGTTGGTTGTGAAATTTACCGAGGTTCGTTGCCGTTTGAGCCACTTGATTTGCAGGACGCCTGTCTCGCCAGCCTGATTCGCAAGTGCCGTGTTGATCATTCCATCGCTCCGGTAATTGATACACCCGGCGGGACTCGCGCCGGCTACACTCGCTGGAATCGGTTCAAAGCAAGCAACTTGTCGGAGTACGCCGAGCAACGAAAGGATGCGAGTTCGATTGACGGCGTAAGCCGGATGAGCGCGTATCTTCACTTCGGTATGGTGAGCCCGTTTCGAATTGCTCGCGAGGCACACGACGCGGGAGCTCACCAATTCATTGATCGCTTGATTATCTGGCGCGAGATGTCGTTTCACTTCTGCAACCACCGACTTGAAGATATCGAGACGATGGATGCGCTGCCGCAATGGGCTCGTGAATCTTTGCGATCGCATGCAACGGATCCTCGATATCATCACTTGAGTTGGGAAACGTTGTCCCGAGCACGTTCATCTTATGAGTATTGGGATACTTGCCAGCGTAGCCTGATTCGTCACGGCGAATTGCACCCTCGGTTGCGTACGGACTGGGCGAAAGCAATTCTTGCGATGGTGGCTACGCCGGGTGCTGCGATTCGGATGGCAATGGATTTGAATCACCGGTACGCACTCGACGGACGCGATCCTTGCGGTTATGCGGGAGTGTTAGCTTGCTTTGGACAATTTGACCGTCCAACCGAACATGAACGACCGATCTTTGGAGCCATCCGAAATGATAGCTCGCACGAAATAACAGAAGACCCTAGCTGGGACAGCGTGCAAACGGTTGTTGCGCGACCCAATACGGTTTCTGACACCCGAGTTGCGGTCATCGGTGCTGGGATCGGCGGTCTGATGGCGGCGCGGACCTTGATGGACCACGGTATCGATGTGACTGTTTTCGAGAAGTCGCGTGGCGTCGGCGGCCGGACCGCGACACGGCGGGTGCAAGATGTCGAAGGACTCACTTTCGACCATGGCGCACAGTACTTTACAGCCAAGGATCGACGTTTTTGCCGGTATGTCCACAGTTGGATCCATGATGGCGTGGTTCAACCCTGGCTTGGTCGCATCGTCGAGCTGAAAGTCGGTGGTGAGATCGTTAGCGAGAAACACTCGACGTCGCGTTACGTCGGAGTGCCGACCATGAGTTCGATTGCACGACATCTAGCCGACGAGCTTCCCATTCACTTTGAGACGCGGATCGTGAAGATGGAACGCACAGCGGATGACGATTGGCTATTGCGGGATGCCAATGGTGACACCCAAGGACCGTTTGACAAAGTGATCTGCAATTGTCCTCCGCTGCAGACTTTGGAACTCATTGACGGTCACTCGGCCATGGCATCCACCGTCAAAGAAGTTCGAATGAACCCGACTTGGTCGATGATGTTCTATGCCGATGGCCTGCAAAACATTGACTTCGATGCCGCGTTTATCAACGAAGGGCCGTTGTCATGGATTGCAAAGAATAACTCGAAACCGCGTCGTATGCCCGAGCAAGGACAGTCGTGGGTCGTGCACGCGTCGAATGACTGGACGGCGTCAAATTTAGAACTTACTCGCGACGAAGCCCAAACGCAGTTGCTCGCTGCGTTCGCCGAAGCGACAGGACATTCGCCCGAAAACATCCGCTACATCACGGCCCACCGTTGGCTTTATGCAATCCCCGAGAATCCAATCACTGAAGATTGTTTGTGGGATTCGGCCGCTGGAATCGCTGCCTGTGGCGATTGGTGCGGCGGGCCTCGCATCGAGGGAGCGTTTCTTTCGGGGATGGCGGCTGCAGGAGTCGTTTTGCGGGACCTGACGATCGATCGCAAGCCGACTTACGAACTCGCACTGCGATAG
- the hpnE gene encoding hydroxysqualene dehydroxylase HpnE translates to MSNSPHERRRHLVIIGGGLAGLAAAEASARWQRSRVRQDLHWQITLLEARRQAGGRAGSFFDSASGESVDYCQHAAMGCCRELLALMQRSELLDQWIRYPELSFHHPDFPPSRFAASRWLPAPLHLSGTIGRLNYLSGNQKREVQKAMWRLIRTSTASLGDVTALQWLSEIGQSPATIANFWDVILVSALGEQTKLVSMAAARKVIVDGFAMSKGASDVFVPKVPLSQLIGNELADAVGKLGVTIRCGETAGEVRQLSHSQSSNYQPGSTSNAVSEIKLGSGEVIQADAVISAVPWYRVASLLAHVSVRHAVGDLEAIDRMQGSSITGIHCWFDRPWMKQPHAVMVGTLTQWIFRDPLQNDIRESTNEPAKGASSSKEYYCQVVISASHDVRGLPKQELMNQVLAEIHHEFPSSRNASLVRYRVVTDPRSVFSVRPGISSSRPSATTALPWLWLAGDWTDTGWPATMEGAVISGRSAAKGWMDSLAISSTSDKLAESEEPHLELQMRDQSPFTPEVATKPGVLARCLIKK, encoded by the coding sequence ATGTCGAACTCACCGCATGAACGTCGTCGTCACCTTGTCATCATTGGTGGGGGACTCGCGGGGCTCGCCGCAGCCGAAGCGTCAGCTCGATGGCAACGTTCTCGAGTTCGACAGGACTTGCATTGGCAAATCACACTGCTGGAAGCAAGGCGTCAAGCAGGCGGGCGGGCTGGTTCGTTCTTCGATTCCGCATCGGGCGAGTCCGTGGACTATTGCCAGCACGCTGCCATGGGGTGTTGTCGGGAACTCTTGGCTCTGATGCAACGTTCGGAATTGCTTGATCAGTGGATTCGGTATCCAGAGCTTTCCTTTCACCATCCGGATTTTCCGCCTAGTCGTTTTGCTGCCTCACGCTGGTTGCCGGCACCCTTGCACTTGTCCGGAACCATTGGGCGATTGAACTACTTGTCTGGCAACCAAAAACGCGAAGTGCAAAAGGCGATGTGGCGATTGATCCGAACATCGACGGCATCTTTGGGCGATGTAACGGCGCTACAATGGTTATCCGAGATCGGTCAAAGTCCAGCCACGATTGCGAACTTTTGGGACGTGATCCTGGTGAGTGCTTTAGGTGAACAGACAAAACTTGTTTCGATGGCAGCGGCTCGAAAGGTGATCGTGGATGGATTTGCGATGTCAAAGGGAGCAAGTGACGTGTTCGTCCCGAAGGTTCCCTTGTCTCAACTGATCGGGAATGAGCTTGCCGATGCAGTTGGTAAGTTAGGAGTGACGATTCGCTGTGGCGAAACAGCGGGAGAAGTTCGCCAATTATCGCATAGCCAGTCTTCGAATTATCAGCCCGGATCGACATCAAACGCTGTCTCAGAAATCAAACTCGGGTCTGGAGAAGTTATTCAAGCCGATGCAGTGATATCGGCTGTTCCATGGTATCGAGTAGCTTCATTGTTGGCGCACGTGTCTGTCCGTCATGCGGTAGGCGATCTTGAGGCAATTGATCGAATGCAAGGTTCATCCATCACCGGCATTCATTGCTGGTTTGATCGACCATGGATGAAGCAGCCTCACGCGGTAATGGTTGGCACGCTAACTCAATGGATTTTTCGTGACCCACTTCAAAACGACATTAGGGAATCTACCAACGAGCCAGCGAAGGGCGCTTCAAGTTCGAAAGAGTATTATTGCCAAGTTGTGATCAGTGCTTCGCATGATGTCAGAGGATTGCCGAAACAAGAACTAATGAACCAAGTGTTGGCCGAGATTCATCACGAATTTCCTTCTTCACGAAACGCATCACTGGTTCGTTACCGAGTGGTCACTGATCCGAGATCTGTATTTTCGGTGCGTCCAGGAATCTCATCGTCACGCCCTTCGGCGACCACTGCCCTGCCCTGGCTTTGGCTGGCGGGAGACTGGACGGACACGGGATGGCCGGCAACGATGGAAGGGGCCGTCATCAGTGGACGCAGCGCCGCCAAAGGGTGGATGGATTCGCTGGCGATAAGTTCAACTTCTGACAAGTTGGCCGAATCAGAAGAGCCACACCTTGAACTGCAAATGCGTGACCAATCGCCGTTTACCCCCGAAGTGGCGACTAAGCCTGGGGTTCTCGCCCGTTGCCTGATCAAGAAATAG
- a CDS encoding phytoene/squalene synthase family protein gives MKQSVTLSQSYRHVRRISRRSGSSFYRSFWLLPSEKRSAMCALYAFARITDDLGDCDEPPALRTRWLDWWRRTTALNLIGDPNDGRVLLADELVPPYRESRNGMGKNKCHLPVDLHRCAREILPALSDTSRRYNIPSRYMLEIIDGVLADQQKTRFDTYEQVEHYCYLVASAVGLACLHIWEFDEPLPEAAAIDCGLAFQWTNILRDISEDAGRGRIYLPRQHYEMHELSEDDLLSPRPDDRLCCLIAEEAERAKKLFDSGWNIWDSLHADGKPMFSMMWRTYRKLLQRIADDPGSVLVRRVRLTTSEKLGLVSRHFVPPIFRRLPVPPIEVSQSSGDANGFPQA, from the coding sequence ATGAAGCAATCGGTCACCCTTTCGCAGAGCTATCGTCACGTTCGTCGCATCTCGCGACGCAGCGGCAGTAGCTTCTATCGTTCGTTTTGGCTTCTTCCAAGCGAAAAGCGTTCGGCAATGTGCGCGCTCTATGCGTTCGCACGTATCACCGATGACCTCGGCGATTGTGACGAACCCCCGGCACTGCGGACGCGCTGGCTCGATTGGTGGCGACGAACGACGGCGCTGAACTTGATCGGGGATCCCAACGACGGGCGAGTATTGCTAGCGGATGAATTGGTGCCTCCGTATCGCGAATCCAGAAACGGAATGGGGAAGAATAAATGTCACCTGCCCGTTGACTTGCATCGTTGCGCAAGAGAAATCTTGCCCGCGTTGAGCGACACGTCGCGCCGCTACAACATTCCATCTCGCTACATGCTTGAGATCATCGATGGCGTTTTAGCCGATCAGCAGAAAACGCGTTTTGATACCTACGAACAAGTCGAACATTATTGCTACCTTGTCGCGTCAGCGGTCGGACTAGCGTGCTTACACATTTGGGAATTTGACGAGCCACTTCCTGAAGCCGCTGCCATCGATTGTGGCTTGGCTTTCCAATGGACCAATATCTTGCGAGACATCTCCGAAGATGCTGGGCGAGGCCGTATTTATTTGCCGCGTCAGCATTATGAGATGCATGAATTGAGCGAAGACGATTTGCTTTCGCCGCGGCCTGATGATCGGTTGTGCTGCCTGATCGCTGAAGAGGCTGAGCGTGCGAAAAAGCTGTTCGATTCAGGTTGGAATATATGGGATTCACTGCACGCTGATGGAAAACCCATGTTCAGCATGATGTGGCGAACCTACCGAAAGTTGTTGCAGCGAATTGCCGATGATCCGGGGTCGGTCCTCGTACGCCGGGTGCGGTTGACTACCAGCGAGAAGCTCGGTCTGGTGTCTCGTCACTTCGTGCCACCGATCTTTCGTCGCTTGCCGGTACCTCCGATTGAGGTGAGCCAGTCGAGCGGCGATGCGAATGGATTTCCGCAGGCGTGA
- the hpnC gene encoding squalene synthase HpnC, whose protein sequence is MSASARFIAEKPELVRQLTQELATLRQAQTLTKQLAKGNYENFLVGSVLLPKRLRQPFFDVYAFCRIADDLADESESPTAASESLIRFREQLHAAFAHSPTSNVFLALDATIRRFKLPQQPFDDLLDAFEQDQHKVRYANFAELNEYCLRSAAPVGRIVLKLAECSKPKTRKLSDHICVALQLANFWQDVARDYAMGRIYLPQDHWDSYGVCEAMFCKSSTEEPLRRLIASECDRAQALFEMGLPLADHVPKWLAPDIKLFAHGGIQTLAAIRRIDYDVLARRPTVGKWTQLGLLSKAFLRRL, encoded by the coding sequence ATGTCGGCTTCCGCTCGATTTATCGCTGAGAAACCCGAGTTGGTTCGACAGTTGACCCAAGAATTGGCCACCCTCCGGCAAGCCCAAACGCTGACCAAGCAGCTCGCTAAAGGGAACTACGAGAACTTTCTGGTGGGCAGCGTGCTGCTGCCCAAACGACTTCGTCAGCCGTTTTTTGATGTCTACGCATTTTGTCGGATTGCCGATGATTTGGCGGATGAGTCCGAATCGCCCACTGCCGCAAGTGAGTCGCTAATTCGCTTTCGTGAGCAGTTGCATGCCGCGTTTGCTCATTCACCGACCTCGAATGTTTTCTTGGCGTTGGATGCGACGATTCGCCGATTCAAATTGCCACAACAGCCATTTGACGACCTGTTGGATGCATTTGAACAAGATCAGCACAAGGTGCGTTACGCAAACTTTGCTGAGCTTAACGAGTACTGCCTTCGTTCGGCTGCCCCGGTGGGTCGCATCGTTTTGAAGTTGGCCGAATGTTCCAAGCCGAAGACTCGCAAGTTGTCGGACCACATTTGTGTCGCGTTGCAGTTGGCAAACTTTTGGCAGGATGTTGCCCGCGATTACGCGATGGGTCGGATCTACTTGCCACAGGACCATTGGGATTCGTATGGTGTTTGCGAAGCAATGTTTTGCAAGTCCAGCACGGAAGAACCGCTGAGGCGACTTATCGCTAGTGAATGCGATCGGGCACAAGCTTTGTTCGAAATGGGACTTCCGCTTGCCGATCACGTTCCTAAATGGCTGGCCCCGGACATTAAGCTTTTCGCTCATGGCGGAATCCAAACGCTCGCTGCCATTCGACGAATTGATTATGACGTTTTGGCTCGGCGACCGACGGTTGGGAAATGGACTCAGTTGGGTTTGCTGTCCAAAGCGTTTCTGCGGCGACTTTGA
- the ispH gene encoding 4-hydroxy-3-methylbut-2-enyl diphosphate reductase, which produces MKIILAAPRGFCAGVNMAIDSLDLTLQKFGAPVYVYHEIVHNQYVVNAFREKGAVFVDSIQEVPEGSVLLFSAHGVSPATRAEAAARKLTALDATCPLVTKVHLEAIKYAKADYTIILIGHEGHDEVIGTMGEAPHAILLVEEEEDVEKLKIDDETKLAYLTQTTLSVDDANRIIAKLKSRFPNIESPPKEDICYATQNRQEAVRLLSQDAEIVLVLGSQNSSNSQRLKELAAETGQVSYLIDGPQNLSPDSFRGDETVLITAGASAPESVVQATIDWLMERFDATVEIKQIREESVHFPLPKPLREFAKTANVKGI; this is translated from the coding sequence ATGAAAATCATCTTGGCAGCCCCCCGAGGTTTCTGCGCTGGCGTCAATATGGCGATCGATTCGTTGGACCTTACCCTGCAAAAATTTGGGGCCCCTGTCTACGTGTATCACGAGATCGTCCACAACCAATACGTCGTCAACGCCTTTCGTGAAAAGGGTGCTGTTTTCGTGGATTCGATCCAGGAGGTGCCCGAGGGCAGCGTGCTGTTGTTCTCGGCCCATGGTGTCTCGCCAGCAACACGAGCGGAAGCCGCAGCAAGAAAGCTTACGGCACTCGACGCAACATGCCCTTTGGTCACGAAGGTTCACCTGGAAGCAATCAAGTACGCAAAGGCGGACTATACGATCATTTTGATCGGTCACGAAGGCCACGACGAAGTGATCGGCACGATGGGTGAAGCTCCCCATGCGATCTTGCTTGTCGAGGAAGAAGAGGACGTTGAGAAGCTAAAGATTGATGACGAGACCAAGTTGGCCTACCTGACCCAGACGACTCTTAGCGTGGACGACGCCAATCGAATCATCGCAAAACTTAAATCACGTTTTCCGAACATCGAAAGTCCACCCAAAGAAGACATCTGCTACGCCACCCAAAATCGACAAGAAGCCGTTCGACTATTGAGTCAAGACGCCGAGATCGTACTTGTCCTGGGTAGCCAGAACAGCAGCAACTCACAACGCCTGAAGGAACTCGCTGCTGAAACGGGGCAAGTGTCTTATCTGATTGATGGTCCCCAGAATCTTTCCCCCGATAGCTTCCGTGGCGACGAGACGGTATTAATCACCGCCGGTGCCAGCGCGCCAGAATCAGTAGTTCAAGCAACGATTGATTGGTTGATGGAACGATTTGATGCAACGGTCGAGATAAAGCAGATCCGCGAAGAATCCGTCCACTTCCCACTCCCCAAGCCTTTGCGTGAGTTTGCTAAGACCGCAAACGTCAAAGGCATCTAA